In Drosophila miranda strain MSH22 chromosome XR, D.miranda_PacBio2.1, whole genome shotgun sequence, the genomic window CGTTTGCTAACAAAGCGTTTGGGGACAAAAAGTCACAAAATCGACTAATTTCGCATAAtgtataaatatacatatatgtatgtattactATAGAATAGATCGTATAAATGTGTAAGTTCTTCTGCTTCTCTTTCGTGCTGCGGctcctacatatatatatcttaTCTGTCGGTGGTCACAAGACCCGACAATCAAGTGGCGGCCACAGCCAATTGCAGGCGATAACAGTGCCCCCTCCCCGTGTAGGTGTGTGTGGGGGCAAAAGTgaaacagagcgagagagtgcGCTCGCTCGCTTTCTAGCTTGCTTGCTTACATTCGCGATCCTTTCTGCTGCAGAACTTTGGCCCGGTCGCTAGGCTCTAGCTCGCGGCCGGCCGTGGTGCCACACTCCTTGGACACCACGCAGAGGAACTCATTGCTATCGAAGGGGCCGTAAGCGGAGTACTGTGTGCCGACGCTGATCAGCTGCTCGAACCGCCAGCCATCCGATAGGGTTGAGATCATCTAGAACAAGAGCGGAAAATGGTTGGTTGGAGCTTAAAAACGGACCACTGAACCACACTCACCTGGGTCAGTTCTTGCTCGCGGCACTGTAGCACACGATAAACGCGCTTCTTGTCCGCATGCGGTCTCTAAAAGAGTGGAAAGCAATGTCAGTGTGGATCTGTCTTAACCGAGATGTCATGTTGATCATCGGGCCAATTTTCTCACCTGATCCCTGTGGTTGATGCACTCCTTGAGCAGTGCTATCATTTGTGTCACATTATAAAACTCGGCCTCTTCCAACACACCCTCCTCGGAGACGCCATCAAGTACGAGCTTGCCATGTCTCAGATAATTGAGCACGGGCGCAAAGTACTTGGGGTCTCTGTCGATCAAATATGCTCCAGTCTCGTCCTGCAATATAAACGACAGAACATTAGTCACTCATATCCGCCAGTTGTCcatttctggtattggaaaagCGTCACTTTCGAGTAATGCGGATTGTCACTGTCACTGTCAGCTTTACAGGTGTGGGCTGTGCCTGTTCCTGAGCA contains:
- the LOC108152643 gene encoding BTB/POZ domain-containing protein KCTD5 → MSIVFINSRKSPNVPRKQGTDQWVKLNVGGTYFLTTKTTLSRDPNSFLSRLIQEDSDLISDQDETGAYLIDRDPKYFAPVLNYLRHGKLVLDGVSEEGVLEEAEFYNVTQMIALLKECINHRDQRPHADKKRVYRVLQCREQELTQMISTLSDGWRFEQLISVGTQYSAYGPFDSNEFLCVVSKECGTTAGRELEPSDRAKVLQQKGSRILGI